The genome window GCAGCGGCGGGCGCGTGGGATGATGATTTGCAGGCATTGGCTGAGTGTTACGTGTTGCTCAACGTGCCGGAGCATTACCTATGAACGAGCCAGCGCAGATCGAAACACCGGGCCATTGGTTGCACGGGCCGTTGCCCGCCAACGTGGTCGCTGGCGTGAACAGCGTCATCACGAATGACAACGCCTTCAAGCGCTTTTTCAGTGCGCAGGCGGCGGCGCTGGTCGTAGGTCGTGAATGCACACTGGATGGCGTGCAATTCGCGCTGGGCAAGGAAGCCCGTGTGGTCATTGGCGACTTTTGTTATTTCACCAACGCGGTGTTGTTGAGCGAACTGGAATTGCGCTTCGGCAATTATGTCGTGATCGGTTGGAACACGACGATTGCCGATACGGACTTTCATCCGCTCGCCCCGGCTGAACGCATCGCCGACGCGCTGGCCTGTTCGCCCTTGGGCAAAGGCCGTCCGCGCCCGGAAATTGCCCGCGCCGCTGTCGTCATCGAGGATGATGTGTGGATCGGGCCGAACGCGACGATCTTGAAAGGTGTGCACATCGGCGCGGGCGCGTTTATCGAAGCGGGCGCGTTGGTCACGCGCGATGTGCCGCCCCGCGCGCGCGTGCTGGGCAATCCGGCGCAAATTGTCGGTACGGTTTAAGAGGGAAGCACGATGATGGATGCGGAACGGCGCTTGCCGTGGGATTGGTATGCGGGAACGATTCCAACGAACGTAACGGTGGACGAGTCGGCGTATATCGAAACCAGCTTCAGCTTCTTTCTCTATCGCAGCCAGTTGGCCGAGGGCGTGCGTGTCGGGCGCGGCGCTTCGACCTATCTGGGAACGATGTTCGATGTGGGGCCGCGGGGCCGCGTGACGCTGGGCGATTACGCGCTGGTGCACGGCGCGCGCATCATCTGTGACAGCGAAATTGAAATTGGCGATTACGCGCTGCTCTCGTGGAATGTGGTGTTGATGGATTCGTACCGCGTGCCGCTCGATCCTGTCGAACGCCGCCGCGAACTGGAGCAAGTGCCACGCCGCCAGCCGCGTTGTTTTGCCGCCGACAGCGCAACGCGCCCCATTAAGATTGGGCGCAACGTCTGGATCGGCTTTGACGCCTGCATCATGCCGGGCGTAACGATTGGCGAAGGCGCGGTCGTCGGCGCGCGTTCGGTTGTGTTTGAAGACGTCGCGCCATTCACCGTCGTGGCGGGCAATCCGGCGCGCGTCGTGCGCCAGTTGGCAAAAGAAGAATGAAGGTTAGCCACAGAGGCACAGAGGCACAGAGGCACAGAGGGGAAGAGGAGAGGTGAGAGGTATCAGTAGCCTGCGCGTCAGTAAGGGCTTGAGTGGCGTAAGCAAGGCCCTCGTTCACGGTCGCGCTACTCACAATCATCTCTGCCTTGCTCTGTGCCTCTGTGGCAAATCCTTCTGATGTAAATCAATCAGGAGTGACAAGTGAGCGATAAGCCGTCAAAGGGCAAAATTATTGTTTTCGGGATTTTGTTTTGGTATCCGCTGGCCGGCGTGACCTATCAGTTTTTGCATTATCTGATCGGGCTGCGGCGGCTGGGCTACGACCCGTATTACATCGAAGATTCCGGGCGCTGGATTTATGACCCGCGCATCAACGATCTGTCGGGCGATGCGTCAGGCAACATCGCGGCGGTGGCGCCGATTCTCGAAGCGCACGGCTTTCGTGACCGCTGGGCCTTTCGCGGGGCCTATCCCGACGGCGAATGTTACGGGATGAGCGAGAGTCAGATTTTGCAGCTTTACCGCGAGGCCGACGCCTTTCTCAACGTTACCGGCGCGCAGGAAATCCGTGACGAACACCTGGCTTGCCCGCGCCGCATTTACGTCGAATCCGATCCGTTCTCCGCGCAGGTCAAAGTCGCGCAGGGCGATGCGGCAACGATTGCCACGCTGCGCGCGCACGACACATTGTTCAGCTTTGGCGAAAACCTCGGCGCGCCCGATTGCACCGTACCGCTTGAGCAATTCACCTGGCTGCCCACGCGCCAGCCAGTCGTGCTCAATTTATGGGAACACGCGCGGCCTGCCGGTGAGGCTTACACGACGATCACGACCTGGCACAACAAGGGCAAGAACATCGTATACAACGGCGATACCTATTACTGGACGAAAGACCGCGAGTTCGAAAAGTTCCTCGATATGCCCGAACGCCGCGACGTGCCGTTTGAATTGGCTGCCGGTGTTGACGCCGACGTAGATCAATTGTTGCGCAGCCATCGTTGGCGGCGGCGCGACTCGGTCGAGATTTCGCGCAACATCGAAAGCTACCGCGACTACATTCAAAATTCGCGTGGCGAATTCACCGTAGCGCGCGATCAATACGTGCGGCCCAACACGGGCTGGTTCAGCGACCGCACGGCGTGTTATCTAGCGGCGGGGCGTCCGGTGATTACGCAGGAAACGGGCTTCAGCAAGTATCTGCCGTCGGGGCGCGGCCTGTTCGGTTTCAGCACGCTGGATGACATTCTGGCGGCGGTGGATGCGATTGAAAGCGATTACGCCGCGCATAGCCGCGTCGCGCGAGAGGTGGCGGCGGAATTCTTTGACGCCGAAAAAGTCGTCGGTAGTTTGATGAAGCGGGCGGGCTTGTAACAGGACAAGACATGTTTTCCCACGAAGGCACACGAAGAGGACACGAAGACTGCTGAGGTCGAGTCTAGAGGCTTCTTTGTAAAGCCCTGAAGGGGCGGAATGTAATAGCCCGGCGCAACGCGCCGGGTAGGGAAGCAAACGATTGACAAGCCCTGAAAGGGCGAAATCAGAGTCGTTATCGCGCCCTTTCAGGGCTGAAAA of Acidobacteriota bacterium contains these proteins:
- a CDS encoding acyltransferase, which produces MMDAERRLPWDWYAGTIPTNVTVDESAYIETSFSFFLYRSQLAEGVRVGRGASTYLGTMFDVGPRGRVTLGDYALVHGARIICDSEIEIGDYALLSWNVVLMDSYRVPLDPVERRRELEQVPRRQPRCFAADSATRPIKIGRNVWIGFDACIMPGVTIGEGAVVGARSVVFEDVAPFTVVAGNPARVVRQLAKEE
- a CDS encoding acyltransferase → MNEPAQIETPGHWLHGPLPANVVAGVNSVITNDNAFKRFFSAQAAALVVGRECTLDGVQFALGKEARVVIGDFCYFTNAVLLSELELRFGNYVVIGWNTTIADTDFHPLAPAERIADALACSPLGKGRPRPEIARAAVVIEDDVWIGPNATILKGVHIGAGAFIEAGALVTRDVPPRARVLGNPAQIVGTV